GTCGCTATCGCGTTGAAAACCCGTATGAGAAGCTCAAAGCCTTAACTCGTGGTAATGCCATGACCCGCGAAGCCATGCTAACTTTCGTTGACAGTGATGAGCTGTCTGCGGTTTCAGATAGCGACAAAGCACGCCTAAGGGATCTGACGCCTGCCACCTATATCGGTAATGCGGCTGAGCAAGCAAAAACCATCAAAGAGTGGATTGCTAAGCTGTAACAGCTCATCAACAAATGAAACTGGAAAATGAACCGAAGCTTTAAATCAGTGCTTGTCAGTACTGCTGCGGTACTCATCGTAATGGTGCTGGCAAGTATTGAGCCTTTAGAGTGGTCAAGCTACCTACTGCATCAATTAGGCACGCTGCTGTTTTTAGCTCTAATGATAATCGCTTATCGCTACGGCTATATTGGCTCGCGCTCTTATATGCTCGCGGCAGTATTTTTGCTGATTCATATTATAGGCGCACGTTATCTGTACTCGTATGTCCCATATGATGACTGGATGCAGCACCTATTTGGCATCAGCTTAAATGAGTTATTTGGTTGGCAGCGCAATATGTATGACAGGCTGGTACATCTTAGCTATGGTCTGCTGCTGTTCAGTGCTATGTATGAAAGCGCAAAAACTATTTTTAAGATTCAATCTCCCAAGCAGCTGATCGTCATAGCGCTAATGATCAATATGTCATCAAGCCTACTCTACGAGCTATTGGAATGGGGTATTGCTACTACCTTGTCGCCAGAAGCCGCTGAAGCTTATAATGGTCAGCAAGGCGATATCTGGGATGCTCATAGCGATATGGCGCTGGCATTATTGGGCGGTCTTATCAGTGCAGTTATGGTTTTATTGCAAACTCGTAACAACCAAATGAGGCCTTAGTCGTCTTTTTTATCATCATCACTGTCGCCTGGTATGATGGCTTTACCGACAGCGACTGTGCCTTTGACCACGCCTTTAGTGGTTTTATAAGCAACCTTAGTAGGTACGGTCACTATCTTGTGTACACAGGCCTGTAGTAAAAACACGCTAGCGATGATGACGATAAAATGTAATTTTTTCATAAATGTCCTACGATTGAGTGGATGCTCTGATGCTAGCTGCTAGTAACTATTCGTTAGTAGCTATTTGTTAGTAGCCACCAGATAGGCGCTCATCATAAACTATTAAAACCTTCCTATAAAGTATCCTTTATTATTAATCTCATAGCCATTTTCAGATACGGATTTATCAATGACCTCTATACCCCTTTGTTTACCCGACTCTATTAGTCCAGAGCAGTTTCTAAGCGAATACTGGCAAAAAAAGCCCCTATTAATCAAGCAAGGCTTACCGCAATTAATCGGTATGTTTGAGCCAGAGGACATGCTCGGTCTTGCGCTTGAAGAGGACGCTTCAGCGCGCCTACTGACACAAGCAGCAACCAAGCAAGAAGGCCTGCCACAATGGCAGCTTAAAAAAAGCCCGCTAACTGAAGCAGACTTTGATAACTTGCCAGAACAATGGACCGTACTCGTTCAAAACCTTGAACAATGGTCACCAGAGCTTGGTCAATTATGGCAAGCATTTGATTTTATCCCGCAATGGCAGCGTGATGACATTATGGTCTCGTATGCGCCCAAAGGTGGCTCTGTTGGCAAACACTATGACGACTATGATGTGTTTTTAGCGCAAGGGTTTGGGTCCCGGCGTTGGCAGTTGGGCAAGTTCTGTGATAAGCATACTGAGTTTGTCGCCGATGAGCCAATCAGGCTTTTTGATGATATGGGCGAGATTATCTTTGATGAGATACTAGAAGCTGGGGATGTACTCTATGTACCGCCGAAACTCTCACACTTTGGTGTGGCCCAAGATGACTGTCTGACTTTTTCATTTGGCTGCCGTCGTCCAAACTTAATGCAGATCATCGATAGTCTGGCTGATGTTGCCACCAATGATAGCGATTTGTTTATACCAATGTTATTGCCGCAAACCCTACAACCCTCTGGTGAACTGCAAGCGGACAGCATCGTTGCAATTAAAAACCAGTTATTACAAATGCTACAGTCTGAGCGCGGCGACGATATTATTCGTCAAGCAGTCAGTGAGGTGGTAAGCAAGCGTCAGTATGATGCACTGGTACCAGAAGAGGCCTTAAATACTGATGAATTAATACAAGCCTTGGCTGACGGCGCGACGCTACAGGCGGACTATAGCAATCGTCTGTTATATAACCGAACTGACGATGGCATTGCTGTATATGCCAATGGTCAACGCCTTGATGGTGTCGATAAAGCGACAGCAGCGTTACTGATGCGTTTAGCTGATGGTGAGCATCTACAAAGCCACGATGTCACAGAGGTTGACCCCGATGAGTTAATGGAATGGCTAGAAAACGGTTGGATCTGGGTTGATTATGCGGAGTAAGCTTTAACCGGCTATTTAATCAAAGCTAACCTTTAACTTTGCAATCAAGAGCCGATGTTCAAGACAAACTTGGACATCGGCTTTTCGCTGTTAATTTGACTCTATGGCAATACATCGAGGTTCCGCAACTAAAAGACCATAATACCTGACTACATACAAAAGCTTTTTTCTTACATACCTTAACAGCGCTATCAGTCATAATCGAACGATTAAAAATACTAATCGCTAATATCAACCAGCATATTACTCCAAGTATTTTTTTACTTTATAAACATTTACTTTCTAATAATTAAGGATTAGCACCAATGGCAGATAAAATTTATGACTTGGGCGCAGGGTTTTGGAATATTCGTGGATCATTTCGCTTAGGCGGTGTCATCGATATAGGCACGCATTGCTCACTGATAAAATTAGAGTCAGGGCGCTTTATCTTTTTGGACAGCTACACATTAACGGGTGATGTCCGAGATGAAGTCATGGCGCTAACCAATGACGGTCAAGACGTAGAGGCGGTATTAAACGTTCACCCTTTCCACACTGTCAGCTGTGCACAAATGGCCAAAGACTTTCCAAAAGCGACTTTTTATGGCAGTAGCCGTCATAAAGAGCAAGTACCTGAAGTTGAGTGGTCAGAGGATTTGGTAGAAAGTGACGCGGTAGCCAAGCGCTATCCTGAACTTGAGTTTTCTATAGTTGAAGGCATCCACTATATTTCACCTAATGACAAGATTCACGCCGGATCGCTATTGGTATATCACCCTGCCAGCAGAAGCTTGCACGTTGACGATACCTTCATGAGCCCGCCTGCAAAAATTCTTGAGGCAGTATTGCCTGAGCTACTTTTGCACCCTACTACCAAGCATGCGCTCAAAGACGAGCCAAACGTTGGTAAGCAATACTGTGACTGGGCGACCCAACTTGCACACGAGTGGCGTGATACTCACAATTTCTGTGCGGCACATTCTAGCTTGATTACCTTTGAAGTTGGCGGCTTTGAAAAAGCGTTATTAAAAGCCGTAGAAAAGGCGCGTCCAAAGCTTGAAAAGGCTTGAACATGAACTACCCACTACCTAAGAGGTAGGGGTTTCTTGGGTAATACCCGTACTTATTTGCGGTATTTTGCAATAGCGGTTAGGAAAATTTACCGAGCTATCCCCCTCGCACCGAGGGTTAACAATTATTGCTGTTTTCAAGCAATTCGGATACAGGCTAATGCTGATGTTATTAGATTACTCTAAAGGTCTGAAATGCTGTCCTTGAGTAGAACTTACCAACTAAGCGGTAGGCTGTCAAGACGTATTCATCCCACTACCTTAGAGGTAGGGGATTTCTACGGTAAAATGTTAAAAACTCAACTAAAAACATACTAAAAATGGCTGCTGCAAAGGCAGCCTTTTTTATGGCGTTTGGATAATTTATTTGGCTTCAGAAAAACCCTTATATAAACATGGACTTAGTATATATTAAAATTTATTTAACTAATCTATTAATAATACTTAACTAAAGAAACATGTTTCAGTTACTTGTATCTGTTACAACATACGGGTGACTATTAATAGTGCCTAAAACATGATGAATAATACCTAATCAACAAACTTTAATTATTTTAATTGCTTTTCATAGAAGCAGTGAGTATTTAATTGCTCATAAAAATGGATTTGACATGGTGTGTTTTGAATCAAATATAGCAGATTGTTTTCTTATAAAAGGAATTTAAGTATGAAGCGTAATCTTCTCACCGTTGCCATTATAGCCGCTAGTGCCATGGGTTTTAGCGCCTGTTCTAATAGCTATAAAACCGCCGAGCAAGCAACCACCCCAACCAGTCCCGTTGTCGCTGAGTCAAAAAACAAAGACGACCGTCAAGCCAGCTGGTCATATGTTGGCAATACTGGACCTGAGTATTGGGGAGATGTTGAAGGTGCAACCACTTGTGGAATTGGGCAAGAGCAGTCCCCTATTGATATCAAGACGGTAACTGCCAGTGTAAAAGACGCTCCTACTATCAATTATAGCCAATCAGCAAGCCTAAATATCAACGATAATGGTCATACCATGCGTCTTTTACACTGGCAGTTACCGTCTTGATATCAATAGGGGACTGAGCTACAACAATTCCACTACCACACCCCAAGTGAGCATCAGTTTGGTAGCCAGCATTATCTAGCTGAGGTTCATTTTGTGCATGCCAATAGTGAAGGTAATCTTGCAGTGATGGGCGTGATGCTGACACCAGGACAGTCTCATGAAGTTGTGGAGATATTACTCAGCGGCACAAAGGTAAGTGCTCAGAATAAGACTGACTTTATGGCAAATAATATCGATTTGTCAGCAATAATTCCTGCCATGCCAACTTTTTATCATTATGAAGGCTCGCTGACGACCCCGCCTTGCTCAGAGCAAGTACAATGGTATGTAGCCAAAGAGCCAGTAGAGCTTGCACCTACTCAAATTGCTACTATGGCTAGCTTATATGAAGGTAATAACCGTCCTGTACAGCCTCAGAATAATCGTACCGTAGAGCAACTTAGCAATTAATAGCTTAGCAATCACAATCAATATAGCTATGATTTAAATTATAGTTAAGTAAGAAATTAGGCTCAAAACTAGCGATATATTATGGCTAATTTTGAGCTTTTTTAATGTGTGCGAAATATCTATAAAGCACTTATAAAGCATCATCTTCATAAAGACAATAATGTATTCAGCTCATCCTTATTATTAATAATATCCGCTAAGGTATAACGCTCAAGCACGTTAATAAATGCGTTTAATGCTTCAAAAAACACCGCTTTTAACTGGCAAGCAGGGCTAATCACGCAGCCCACTGAAGCGGCGTTTTTTGATTCTTCTATAAGAGTGATTGGCAACCCTTTTTGCGTAGCTTCATTGTTTTGACTGCTGTTATCGTTTGGTAAGGTAGTTGCAAAACACTCAACCAAAGCAAAATCTGGTTCGATCTGCTTGATTAACACCCCAAGATTAATGTCTTTTGGTGCACGTGCTAGCCGAATACCGCCATTTTTACCACGCACGCTATCGATATAACCCAGCTGGCCCAACTGATGAATGATCTTGGTCAAATGGCTCTTGGAGATGTTATAGCTGTCTGCAATATCACTGATATTAGCAAGCGCTTGCGGCGCGGGCTTGACTGCCAAATATATCAACGAACGCAGTGCATAATCAGTGTAATTGGTTAGCCGCATTTGATAATGCTCCTCTATTCTTCCTGTTATTTATTAAACTTCATTACTCAAACCTTACTACCCAAACTGTATCACCCAAACATCATTATCCGAACTTCATCACCCATACTTTATCACCCAAATAGCCCATCTGGTCTCTCACGTGACAGCATCGGCAAATAGCTGATGCAAAACAACACAAAGCAAGCAATCCACGCCCCCTGCGCTATCATCACCCACAACAAATAATCGCTCATATCAACCAAGGGTATAAACACCCGACTGATAAACGCCAACACCATGAGGGCAAATATGGCATTGACCATTTTGGGCGGCTCATGAATACTACGTCCCGTATGTCCAAGTGAGACTCGCGCCATCATCGCCACCGTCATCATACCGATACCAGCAAGCGCCAGCGCGTGCATAGCAATACTATGAGTGAACCCCAGCCACGGTTGCGAAGCATATAGTACAAAGCTGATACACATACCGGCAAAGGCAAGATACAGCGACCACAGTAGCGGCTTTTGCCAAATACGATGATGATACCAACCTTTTAGGCGCACGATATTAACGATTGCCACCCCAAGTGCGGTAATAGTCAGCAAGTACTTATTAGGATAAAATAGATCAACGATAAAAAAGGCCAAAAAGAATAATAAGCTAGCAATATCTTGTGCTTTACTATTGCGCAACTTGATCACGTCTGTCGTCCCTGCGCTCAGGCCACGCTCAATAAAAAACGGCACGACTCGCCTGCCAATGGTCAACACCAAGCCAATAATCAGATAAAACCCCAAGTACATGCCTATTCGAGTCAGGTTCATGTCGTTGCTAAAAACGCCCCAATAGCAGAGCCCATTACCGAGGGTCAATAATGCCAGCTTGGATAATATACCCATCTGTTTATACTGCTTGACCTGTAGCACAGCGTGAAATATCACCCATGCCATCCATGCGACAAACAGCATATCAAATATAGC
The sequence above is a segment of the Psychrobacter fulvigenes genome. Coding sequences within it:
- a CDS encoding cupin domain-containing protein, coding for MTSIPLCLPDSISPEQFLSEYWQKKPLLIKQGLPQLIGMFEPEDMLGLALEEDASARLLTQAATKQEGLPQWQLKKSPLTEADFDNLPEQWTVLVQNLEQWSPELGQLWQAFDFIPQWQRDDIMVSYAPKGGSVGKHYDDYDVFLAQGFGSRRWQLGKFCDKHTEFVADEPIRLFDDMGEIIFDEILEAGDVLYVPPKLSHFGVAQDDCLTFSFGCRRPNLMQIIDSLADVATNDSDLFIPMLLPQTLQPSGELQADSIVAIKNQLLQMLQSERGDDIIRQAVSEVVSKRQYDALVPEEALNTDELIQALADGATLQADYSNRLLYNRTDDGIAVYANGQRLDGVDKATAALLMRLADGEHLQSHDVTEVDPDELMEWLENGWIWVDYAE
- a CDS encoding DUF2238 domain-containing protein, translating into MNRSFKSVLVSTAAVLIVMVLASIEPLEWSSYLLHQLGTLLFLALMIIAYRYGYIGSRSYMLAAVFLLIHIIGARYLYSYVPYDDWMQHLFGISLNELFGWQRNMYDRLVHLSYGLLLFSAMYESAKTIFKIQSPKQLIVIALMINMSSSLLYELLEWGIATTLSPEAAEAYNGQQGDIWDAHSDMALALLGGLISAVMVLLQTRNNQMRP
- a CDS encoding Rrf2 family transcriptional regulator; its protein translation is MRLTNYTDYALRSLIYLAVKPAPQALANISDIADSYNISKSHLTKIIHQLGQLGYIDSVRGKNGGIRLARAPKDINLGVLIKQIEPDFALVECFATTLPNDNSSQNNEATQKGLPITLIEESKNAASVGCVISPACQLKAVFFEALNAFINVLERYTLADIINNKDELNTLLSL
- a CDS encoding NnrS family protein; the protein is MNSINLPSKPPTSPHPILNFSFRIFFSAGALFAIITITLWAFVFTGHTDIDAQALNPLYWHGHEMIYGYALAIVAGFLLTAVQTWTGVKMPHGYKLLGIFVCWLLARLCWAAFALGMTVGGSSASLLYIAAIFDMLFVAWMAWVIFHAVLQVKQYKQMGILSKLALLTLGNGLCYWGVFSNDMNLTRIGMYLGFYLIIGLVLTIGRRVVPFFIERGLSAGTTDVIKLRNSKAQDIASLLFFLAFFIVDLFYPNKYLLTITALGVAIVNIVRLKGWYHHRIWQKPLLWSLYLAFAGMCISFVLYASQPWLGFTHSIAMHALALAGIGMMTVAMMARVSLGHTGRSIHEPPKMVNAIFALMVLAFISRVFIPLVDMSDYLLWVMIAQGAWIACFVLFCISYLPMLSRERPDGLFG
- a CDS encoding NF038104 family lipoprotein, with the translated sequence MKKLHFIVIIASVFLLQACVHKIVTVPTKVAYKTTKGVVKGTVAVGKAIIPGDSDDDKKDD